CTTAAACTGTCGTTCTTGAGCTAGAACTCAAAACCAAAAACccgattttggaatttttaaaattgaatttgagtgttttcggtttagattgattctttcaaattattttcagtagaaagttttgaaaatatattaggaTCGAAAAATGGATAATCGAGCGGTATTAAAAATTTGTCGAATTACAATATGATTTAAAGTTTACAATAAGCTGAAGAACACTTCTGAACTCTTTACGAAGCTTTGTGATGATCTATAAACGAATCTTACTTacacaaaatttctaaaatttccAAAAGTTCtaaaagtttgaaatttttttaatggtGGATCTTGTGAATGTTGGATTGGAGGCTTATGATTCTGATCTTTGGCTTCGTCTTGGGCAAGGAAGCCTATTTATAAGCTGCCAAGGTCGGTTATAGATATAAGTATatcgaatttcaaacaaaaggtcattaatgacttttgtatgttttttattGACTTTATCCATTTAGGCCATAATTGGTCATATCGCGAAGGAAGCTCAGTTTTTACGGGCCAACCATTTTTTTTGCACCGCTTTACTCGGAAATGAGCTTTGCTCCTTTGGGTGTTAAGCTCTCTCGTGGTATcttaggtgaaatgatcaccaagtTAGAGGCATCATTTCAGCCTTTGAATCAACTAATTTGGTCGAATATCGACAAAGctctatttttgaaaaatcaaagatttcGACTGAACATTATCTAGTTCGTCACGATAAAAAAGAGAATTAGTgttgaaacgacgtcgtttcaggTTAAAGCGCGAACGCACGTCTAGATGCAGCGTTCCTTCCATGTTCTGTCAGCGGTTGGGGTTCCGTCCGCGTTCGGGCTAACGTCTTTGGCCTGGGCGTTAACTAATCTTGTGATGCGCGGAAGCGCTTGGCTTCCATTGTAGCGGGTGACACGGTTTGTTGTTGTCCATTGGATGAGCCTTTTGGCGCTTATCCGATGGATGTATGGTTTATTATATCCGTTTCTTCTATATTTTGTTGCACTAAATCACGACATTTTTTcatgtttgtttgaaattgatttttatttacttttttggctttatttttaatctatatataaaatatttaaatatacataaatatttattttgtctatttatttattttattattttatatccttgggactttataattaattaatttgagattcaaatgaatacaacattaatttcaaattatttatttaatttatttgaattttttaaaaattattttaagataaaataaatataatatttattttaaattattttattttatttattacagtctttatcttaattaattgaatttaattaatataaaaattaatttaattaattgtataattagACACATGTCTTCTGCATTTATTATAGAGACGTAGTCACTCTGACTTTGATGTCGGGATAACCTTTGAACCTTGATAATCTTGGTTTTACATCGATTTtgattattatgaatttatttatttaaaataattatttaatatttataaattttgtaattaaaatattaatgctTACATTTAGTTAGTgagtgtttaattttaataatatcaatatttaatatatttatatttaatgaaaattgttatttatatatatatatatatatatatatatatatatatatatatatatatataatttttttaatacaggTATGAAAaggaaatattaaattaaaagatgaATATGGACAATTAACTCGGtcatttattaaagaaaagttgataaaaaaaaagttatatttttatctcaTACTCAATTCTATCAATATTCAACCACTAAAAAAAAGTAAGGCACATGTAACAAGAAATCCACtatataaatcaatttatatttttcaaattttataaaaatatttttttttcttaattattaaaaaataatattgtgaaaATCTTTATAGATTATAAagttgttttaatatatatctatatatatttatatatatagatcatcTTCTTCGTGAAGTAAGTTGCAGAGTATAATCAACAAcagaaaaatgaaaaacttaAGCATCTTCTTCTTTCCTTTACTTGCCCATGGCCATATGATCCCAACTCTCGATCTCGCCAAGCTATTTAGTTCAAAAGGAGTCAAATCTACCATTATCACCACTCCAAGAAACGTCCGTCATTTTGAAAAAGCAATTGATCGAGCAGTACAACTAGGTCAGGAAATATCCATCAAAGTTATTCCTTTCTCGGCGAAGGAAAATGGCTTACCGGAAAACTGTGAATGTGCCGATGAAGTTCCATTTGAAGACGATATGATGCCCAAATTCTTCTGTGCCATGTCCAAGCTTCAACCCGAACTCGAACGGATTTTGGACGAATTCCGACCGGATTGTCTAGTTGCCGACATGTTCTTCCCGTGGGCCACCGATTCCGCCGCGAAATTTGGAATTCCGAGGTTGGTTTTCCATGGAATGAGCTTCTTTTCTCTCTGTGCTATTCATTGCTTGACGATTCATAAACCTCATGGTAATGTGGTTTCCGAAACAGAGCCATTTGTTATTCCGACTCTTCCTCATGAAGTTAAGATGATGAAAATGCAGTTGGCTGATCATCATAAAGAGGAATCTGATACAGAATTCTCTCGTTTGATTGAAAGAGTGAAGGAATCAGAACTCGTTAGCTATGGGGTTATCGTAAACAGCTTTTACGAGCTGGAACCTGATTACGCAGATTACTTCCGGCGAGTTTTAAAAAGGAGAGCTTGGCATGTCGGTCCTGTTTCTCTCTGTAACAGAGAGATTCAAGATAAAGCAAACAGAGGTAAAGAATCTTCAATTGACAAACATGAATGTCTGAAATGGCTAAACTTGAAGAAACCCAAATCAGTAATTTACATAAGCTTCGGTAGCGTAGCTGAATTTTCCAAATCCCAGATGATTGAGATCGCCGCCGGACTTGAAGATTCCGGCCATTCTTTCATATGGGTTGTTCGTCAAGAAAAGAATGATGAACTCTTACCAGCGGGATTCGAAAACAGGGTTAAGGAAAGAGGGTTAATCATATGGGGTTGGGCTCCTCAAGTTTTGATTCTTGAACATGAATCGATCGGTGGATTCTTAACCCATTGTGGATGGAACTCGATTCAAGAAGCGATTTGCGCCGGTGTTCCAATGGTGACTTGGCCGGTGTCTGCTGAACAGTTTTTTAATGAAGTTATGGTTAAAGATATTCTTAAAATTGGTGTTGAAGGTGGATCTAAACGTTGGACATTTAGAACACCGGTTGAGGAGGTTAAGAGAGAGATGATCGCCGGTGCAGTGAAGAGGGTGATGAAAGGAGAGATTGCGGAGGGAAT
This is a stretch of genomic DNA from Impatiens glandulifera chromosome 4, dImpGla2.1, whole genome shotgun sequence. It encodes these proteins:
- the LOC124935514 gene encoding scopoletin glucosyltransferase-like; translation: MKNLSIFFFPLLAHGHMIPTLDLAKLFSSKGVKSTIITTPRNVRHFEKAIDRAVQLGQEISIKVIPFSAKENGLPENCECADEVPFEDDMMPKFFCAMSKLQPELERILDEFRPDCLVADMFFPWATDSAAKFGIPRLVFHGMSFFSLCAIHCLTIHKPHGNVVSETEPFVIPTLPHEVKMMKMQLADHHKEESDTEFSRLIERVKESELVSYGVIVNSFYELEPDYADYFRRVLKRRAWHVGPVSLCNREIQDKANRGKESSIDKHECLKWLNLKKPKSVIYISFGSVAEFSKSQMIEIAAGLEDSGHSFIWVVRQEKNDELLPAGFENRVKERGLIIWGWAPQVLILEHESIGGFLTHCGWNSIQEAICAGVPMVTWPVSAEQFFNEVMVKDILKIGVEGGSKRWTFRTPVEEVKREMIAGAVKRVMKGEIAEGMRERMIALKKKAMMAVEEGGSSYTDLDDLLHQLSDK